Proteins from one Gimesia maris genomic window:
- a CDS encoding sulfatase: MKLLSVLALFCSLTFFLNSLSAAEQPNIIVLLADDLGYGELGCQGNPQIPTPHIDSLASHGIRFTQAYVTAPNCSPSRAGLLTGRIPTRFGYEFNPIGARNEDSGTGLPPDEQTIAERLHDQGYTTCLIGKWHLGGTADYHPFRHGFDEFFGFMHEGHYFVPPPYHGVTTMLRRKTLPGRQKGRWISENLIYSTHMGYDEPDYDANNPIIRGGQPVNETEYLTDAFTREAVSFINRHQDKPFFLYLAYNAVHSPLQGKKKDIQHFTQIEDIHRQIFAAMLSSMDQSIGKILKQVQQSGLDEKTLIVFLSDNGGPTRELTSSNLPLRGEKGSMYEGGLRVPFLMRWTGTLAPKQTIDVPVSSLDIFPTSVALAGASLPQNLDGRNLLPLLLQQKTELPVADFFWRQGRKAALRSGDWKIVQMRGTREKPVWELYNLANDKSETIDLATEQSEKRMELQTRWNELNAQMKPALF; encoded by the coding sequence ATGAAATTACTCTCTGTGCTCGCCCTGTTCTGTAGCCTCACCTTCTTTTTGAACTCTTTATCAGCAGCCGAACAACCAAATATCATTGTGTTACTGGCCGACGACCTCGGCTATGGCGAACTCGGCTGCCAGGGAAACCCACAAATCCCGACACCCCATATCGACTCACTTGCCAGTCATGGCATTCGTTTTACACAGGCTTATGTGACCGCGCCGAATTGCAGTCCTTCGCGCGCAGGGTTGTTAACAGGGAGAATCCCAACCCGGTTTGGTTATGAGTTCAATCCCATCGGTGCCCGCAATGAAGATTCAGGGACCGGACTCCCCCCTGATGAACAGACCATCGCAGAACGACTCCACGATCAGGGCTATACCACCTGCCTGATCGGAAAATGGCACCTGGGAGGCACAGCCGACTATCACCCCTTTCGACACGGCTTTGACGAATTTTTCGGCTTCATGCATGAAGGTCATTACTTTGTCCCCCCTCCTTACCATGGAGTCACTACCATGCTGCGCCGCAAAACGCTCCCCGGAAGACAAAAAGGACGCTGGATCAGTGAGAACCTGATCTATTCGACCCATATGGGATACGACGAACCTGACTACGACGCCAATAACCCCATAATTCGAGGCGGACAACCTGTGAATGAAACAGAATATCTGACCGATGCGTTCACACGGGAAGCGGTCAGTTTTATCAATCGCCATCAGGATAAACCTTTTTTTCTGTACCTCGCTTACAATGCCGTCCACAGCCCGCTGCAGGGAAAAAAGAAAGACATACAGCATTTCACACAGATCGAAGACATCCATCGACAGATCTTCGCAGCCATGCTCTCTTCCATGGATCAAAGTATCGGGAAGATTCTCAAACAGGTTCAGCAGTCAGGCCTGGATGAAAAAACACTCATCGTCTTCCTCAGCGACAACGGTGGTCCCACCCGCGAACTGACTTCCAGTAATCTCCCTCTGCGTGGTGAAAAAGGGAGCATGTATGAAGGGGGCTTACGCGTCCCGTTTCTGATGCGCTGGACAGGCACACTCGCGCCAAAACAGACTATTGATGTCCCTGTCAGCAGTCTGGATATTTTCCCAACCTCCGTGGCACTTGCCGGTGCCTCCCTCCCTCAGAATTTGGATGGCCGCAACTTACTTCCCCTCCTGCTGCAACAGAAAACGGAGTTACCAGTCGCTGATTTTTTCTGGCGACAGGGACGCAAAGCCGCACTCCGCAGCGGTGACTGGAAAATCGTCCAGATGCGGGGAACACGCGAGAAACCAGTCTGGGAGCTTTACAACCTCGCCAATGATAAGAGCGAAACGATTGATCTCGCTACAGAACAGTCTGAGAAGCGAATGGAATTACAAACGCGCTGGAACGAACTGAATGCCCAGATGAAGCCAGCTCTTTTCTAA
- a CDS encoding sulfatase family protein yields MLRLALILTVLLTLVATELSAAKPNIIVIMADDLGFGDVSCYGATALSTPHIDRLATEGLRFTSGYCSASTCTPTRYSFLTGTYAFRGERTGIAPPNAPAIIKPGTETVASILKRAGYTTAVIGKWHLGLGNANGPDWNGQLKPGPLEIGFDTCFLLPTTNDRVPQVYVKDHRVLNLDPADPLWVGSKKPNADHPTGLTHRESLKMDWSHGHNSTIHNGISRIGYYTGGHASRFRDEDLADKWVEKSVEFIEQNQDHPFFLFFASHDIHVPRMPHERFQGKTRLGFRGDSIIQLDWCVGELMKTLDRLQLSENTLVVFCSDNGPVLDDGYKDGAIEKIGTHRAAGPYSGGKYSVYEGGTRTPFITRWKGHIKPGVSDQMVSTIDLPASLAALADQKISSESCRDSFNILEALLGKADSPGRTELVQQNNGNNGTYALRAGDWKLHRYDKKTARNVVVEQQLENTIVPQFQLFHLEDDPAEQTDVAAEYPEVTERLKQRLNQIITSKGSRPELQTVDQ; encoded by the coding sequence ATGCTGCGACTCGCTTTGATTCTGACTGTGCTGTTAACCCTGGTCGCTACAGAACTCTCTGCTGCGAAACCGAATATCATTGTAATCATGGCGGATGACCTGGGGTTTGGTGATGTTTCCTGTTATGGTGCCACCGCACTTTCAACGCCTCACATTGATCGTCTGGCGACTGAGGGGCTGCGGTTTACCAGTGGTTACTGTTCTGCTTCGACCTGTACTCCCACACGCTACTCCTTTCTCACAGGAACCTATGCTTTTCGTGGGGAACGGACAGGGATCGCGCCTCCCAATGCGCCTGCCATTATTAAGCCGGGAACGGAAACGGTCGCATCCATTCTCAAACGTGCTGGTTATACAACTGCCGTGATCGGTAAATGGCACCTGGGACTGGGGAATGCCAATGGTCCTGACTGGAATGGTCAATTGAAACCGGGGCCACTGGAAATCGGTTTTGATACCTGCTTTTTGTTGCCGACGACCAATGATCGGGTGCCTCAGGTCTATGTCAAAGATCATCGAGTACTCAACCTTGATCCTGCTGATCCCTTATGGGTGGGGAGCAAAAAACCGAACGCCGATCATCCGACCGGGCTGACGCATCGAGAGTCTCTGAAGATGGACTGGTCGCACGGGCATAATTCGACCATTCATAACGGCATCAGTCGTATAGGTTATTATACCGGAGGTCATGCGTCCCGTTTTCGCGACGAAGATCTGGCTGACAAATGGGTTGAGAAATCAGTCGAGTTTATCGAACAGAACCAGGACCACCCATTCTTTCTGTTTTTTGCATCGCACGACATTCATGTTCCACGGATGCCTCATGAACGTTTTCAGGGAAAGACGCGACTTGGTTTTCGCGGCGATTCCATCATACAGCTTGACTGGTGCGTGGGTGAATTAATGAAAACGCTGGATCGATTGCAGCTGTCCGAAAACACGCTGGTTGTGTTCTGTTCCGACAATGGACCGGTTCTCGATGATGGATATAAAGATGGAGCGATCGAAAAGATCGGCACTCATCGCGCAGCAGGACCTTATTCCGGTGGCAAGTACAGCGTCTATGAAGGGGGGACACGCACGCCGTTCATTACCCGCTGGAAGGGCCACATTAAACCGGGCGTGAGCGATCAGATGGTCTCCACGATTGATTTACCTGCGAGTCTGGCTGCATTGGCGGACCAAAAAATTTCCTCCGAGAGTTGTCGGGATAGTTTTAATATTCTAGAGGCCCTGTTGGGTAAAGCAGACTCCCCGGGGCGAACAGAACTCGTGCAGCAGAATAACGGAAACAACGGAACCTATGCGTTACGAGCTGGAGACTGGAAACTGCATCGTTATGACAAAAAGACCGCGAGAAATGTAGTGGTTGAACAACAGCTGGAAAACACGATCGTGCCCCAGTTTCAACTGTTCCATCTGGAAGATGATCCCGCAGAACAGACAGATGTCGCAGCAGAGTATCCTGAAGTGACCGAGCGTCTGAAGCAGCGTTTGAATCAAATCATAACGTCGAAGGGGAGTCGTCCTGAACTTCAGACTGTGGATCAGTAG
- a CDS encoding class I SAM-dependent methyltransferase — protein MQTQQNLNTSQIEYWHPGSECCDEIWEAAYRRFETPQQELNKFLKRLHYMGVAQWEKNLKVVELFCGQGTGLNALEKLGFHSLAGVDLSPCLLQQYQGTAQLYVADCRDLKFEDGSRDVLIVQGGLHHLSVLPDDLKKTLQEMHRVLRPGGRVVIVEPWQTPFLKFVHTVSEIRLFRKLWAKLDAFAIMTEQERTTYERWLSQPVEILSLLNNIFQQEQQIIGYGKLMYVGRKL, from the coding sequence ATGCAGACGCAACAGAACCTAAACACCTCGCAGATTGAGTACTGGCATCCCGGCAGTGAATGTTGCGATGAAATCTGGGAAGCCGCTTACCGACGTTTTGAGACTCCCCAACAGGAACTCAACAAATTTCTGAAGAGACTGCACTACATGGGGGTAGCCCAGTGGGAGAAAAACCTGAAAGTCGTTGAACTGTTTTGCGGTCAGGGAACAGGATTGAATGCTCTGGAGAAGTTGGGATTTCATTCACTGGCAGGAGTCGACTTGTCTCCCTGTTTATTGCAGCAGTATCAGGGAACGGCTCAACTATATGTTGCTGATTGCAGGGATTTGAAATTTGAAGACGGCAGTCGCGATGTGTTGATCGTGCAGGGAGGGCTGCATCATCTATCCGTACTTCCAGATGATCTGAAAAAAACCTTGCAGGAGATGCATCGTGTTCTTCGTCCAGGCGGCCGCGTTGTCATTGTAGAGCCCTGGCAGACTCCCTTTTTGAAATTCGTGCACACAGTCAGTGAAATCCGTCTCTTCAGAAAACTCTGGGCTAAACTGGATGCGTTTGCCATCATGACTGAGCAGGAAAGAACCACCTATGAACGATGGTTAAGTCAGCCTGTCGAAATACTCAGCCTGTTGAACAACATATTTCAGCAAGAGCAACAGATAATTGGCTATGGCAAGCTGATGTATGTCGGACGCAAGTTGTGA